The region ACTTCAGTATACCTAATTGGTTCCTTCTCCATTTCTTTCACACACTTATCTATGACGTCTAAGAGACAACATGCGTCGTCTCTAGCTGGTGCTTGTAGGAATTTAGCTAAGAGAAATTCAACTTTTTCTTCTCCGACTTCGAATGTTAGCCTTCTTTCTTCACATCTATGATGGCTCTAGCTGTGGCTGAAAAGAGTTTTCCTAAGATAATAGGGATGTGGGAATCCTCCTTTATATCCATTATCACAAAGTCGgtaggaatatagaattgtcTTATTTGAACGGGAACGTTCTCTAGCATACCTATGGGAAATTTAACGGAACGGTCAGCTAGTTGTAGAGACATCTTtgttggtcttaattctcccaaATTGAGTTTTTCGCATGTGGATAAGGGCATTAAACTAACAGTGGCTCCTAAATtgcatagagctttgtctatgatAAACTTTCCGATTACGCATGGTATggaaaaactaccagggtctttcaGTTTAGGAGGCATGTTGTGTTGAATGATAGTGATGCACTCTGCAGTAAGAATGACGGTTTCTTCATACTTAAGCTTTTTCTTGTTGGATAGAATCTCTTTAATGAATTTAGCATATGAAG is a window of Lathyrus oleraceus cultivar Zhongwan6 chromosome 6, CAAS_Psat_ZW6_1.0, whole genome shotgun sequence DNA encoding:
- the LOC127094505 gene encoding uncharacterized protein LOC127094505, with the translated sequence MPSYAKFIKEILSNKKKLKYEETVILTAECITIIQHNMPPKLKDPGSFSIPCVIGKFIIDKALCNLGATVSLMPLSTCEKLNLGELRPTKMSLQLADRSVKFPIGMLENVPVQIRQFYIPTDFVIMDIKEDSHIPIILGKLFSATARAIIDVKKEG